A section of the Gloeobacter violaceus PCC 7421 genome encodes:
- a CDS encoding Uma2 family endonuclease has translation MVCSNPAVLVLEKSMTAIVAPVAGEQRILLHKVSWQLFEALLEELGDNRSIRLTYARGTLEIMSPLMAHENSKRLLEKFIDILVEELELNVKSSGSMTCKRDDLEQGAEPDSGFYIANESRVRSKSRIELPLDPPPDLVVEVEYSRSAVDKLKLYAAMEVPEFWRYDGESLRIFRLEAGEYALVENSPTFAPVLTSEIPRFLALSPQSGETAAVRSFRDWVRQMKMRRI, from the coding sequence ATGGTCTGCTCAAATCCAGCTGTTCTCGTTCTGGAAAAATCAATGACGGCTATCGTGGCGCCCGTCGCGGGCGAACAGCGCATCTTGTTGCACAAGGTCAGTTGGCAGCTATTCGAGGCGCTGCTTGAAGAACTGGGTGACAACCGCTCTATACGCCTGACCTATGCCCGAGGGACGCTGGAAATCATGTCGCCGCTGATGGCTCACGAAAACAGCAAGCGCCTCCTCGAAAAATTCATCGACATCCTCGTGGAAGAGTTGGAGCTGAATGTCAAAAGTTCCGGTTCGATGACCTGCAAGCGCGACGACCTGGAGCAGGGAGCCGAGCCGGATAGCGGCTTCTACATCGCCAACGAGTCCCGGGTGCGCAGCAAATCGAGAATCGAACTTCCCCTCGATCCGCCGCCGGATCTGGTCGTTGAAGTCGAGTATTCCCGCTCAGCCGTCGATAAATTAAAACTCTACGCGGCGATGGAAGTCCCCGAATTTTGGCGCTACGACGGTGAAAGCCTGCGCATCTTCCGGTTGGAAGCGGGCGAATATGCCCTTGTCGAGAACAGCCCTACTTTTGCACCGGTACTCACCTCCGAGATCCCACGCTTTTTGGCATTGAGCCCCCAAAGCGGCGAAACCGCAGCGGTCCGCTCCTTCCGTGACTGGGTTCGGCAAATGAAAATGCGCAGGATTTAA
- a CDS encoding ribbon-helix-helix domain-containing protein, which produces MGGKTDLDRVVAYVPTELKKELEQWAEAEERSVSWLVAKLIDRALQQRRERGTLPGEDGFVLAFTKTGPGKTAIEQTG; this is translated from the coding sequence ATGGGCGGCAAGACGGATCTCGACCGGGTGGTGGCCTACGTCCCCACCGAGCTGAAAAAAGAACTGGAGCAGTGGGCGGAAGCGGAGGAGCGCTCGGTTTCCTGGCTGGTCGCCAAGCTCATCGACCGGGCCCTGCAGCAGCGCCGGGAGCGCGGCACGCTACCCGGCGAGGACGGATTTGTACTGGCTTTTACAAAAACTGGCCCCGGTAAAACGGCCATCGAGCAGACCGGATAA
- a CDS encoding M15 family metallopeptidase has product MAPSPSQAQPEPPILAVPVSTSPETLPTQSEVELPPVDLLPAPEPLSQPEPQLETPPLLLPPEPQPPPTPKRAQPDKTAPSIAYPPYEEAARRDLRLVASHSTIRGRKEYLSNEAAWAFTRMRAAAAKAGVRLILISGFRDRTRQARIFAKQIARKGSLAAALKLVAPPGFSEHHTGYAMDLGDALYPKTHLETTFENTPAFRWLSRNAARFGFELSYPPGNAVGVGYEPWHWRWVGSKKGKILFSAAKGE; this is encoded by the coding sequence TTGGCGCCAAGTCCGTCCCAAGCGCAGCCGGAGCCGCCGATTCTGGCTGTGCCTGTGTCGACCTCGCCTGAAACCTTGCCCACCCAGTCCGAAGTCGAATTGCCCCCGGTGGATTTGTTGCCCGCTCCCGAACCGCTGTCCCAACCCGAACCGCAACTGGAAACTCCGCCGCTTTTACTCCCACCCGAGCCTCAGCCCCCGCCCACCCCCAAGCGCGCCCAACCGGACAAAACGGCCCCCAGCATCGCCTATCCGCCGTACGAAGAAGCAGCTCGTCGCGATTTGCGTTTGGTGGCAAGCCACAGTACTATTCGCGGACGCAAAGAATATCTGAGCAACGAAGCCGCGTGGGCGTTCACCCGGATGCGGGCTGCCGCCGCTAAAGCGGGTGTGAGGCTCATTTTGATCTCCGGTTTTCGCGACCGCACCAGGCAAGCGAGGATTTTCGCCAAACAGATAGCCAGAAAGGGATCCCTAGCCGCCGCGCTCAAATTGGTTGCCCCTCCCGGCTTCAGCGAGCACCACACGGGCTACGCCATGGATCTGGGCGATGCGCTCTATCCGAAAACGCATCTGGAGACCACTTTTGAAAACACCCCCGCCTTTCGCTGGCTCAGCCGCAACGCCGCCCGCTTCGGGTTCGAACTTTCTTACCCGCCAGGCAACGCCGTGGGTGTCGGCTACGAACCCTGGCACTGGCGGTGGGTTGGATCTAAAAAGGGAAAGATACTTTTCTCTGCAGCCAAGGGTGAATAG
- a CDS encoding tRNA (cytidine(34)-2'-O)-methyltransferase, with the protein MPPAAMGREAFHVVLVDPEIPPNTGNVARTCAATGTSLHLVGTLGFQLSDKYLKRAGLDYWEHVDLHYHPDLGALLEQQSAQRFVLTSARRGVCLWDFAFQPGDWLVFGSESRGLPEGLLSDERHPVVTIPLAEPAVRSLNLSNAVAVVLFESLRQLDPPSS; encoded by the coding sequence ATGCCCCCAGCAGCAATGGGCCGTGAAGCTTTCCATGTCGTGCTGGTGGATCCGGAGATCCCTCCCAACACCGGCAATGTGGCGCGCACCTGTGCCGCCACCGGCACCAGCCTGCATCTGGTAGGGACTTTGGGCTTTCAACTGAGCGACAAATACCTCAAGCGTGCCGGGCTCGACTACTGGGAACACGTCGATTTGCATTACCATCCGGATCTGGGCGCGTTGCTGGAACAGCAATCCGCGCAGCGCTTCGTGCTCACCAGTGCCCGCCGGGGAGTGTGCCTGTGGGACTTTGCTTTTCAGCCCGGCGACTGGCTGGTCTTTGGCTCCGAGAGCCGCGGCCTGCCCGAGGGTCTACTGTCAGACGAACGCCATCCGGTGGTGACCATTCCCCTCGCCGAACCGGCGGTACGCAGTTTGAATCTCTCCAACGCCGTGGCTGTGGTCCTTTTTGAATCGCTTCGCCAGTTGGACCCGCCTTCAAGCTAA
- a CDS encoding glycosyltransferase family 2 protein, which translates to MPQSISVVVPVFNEQENLPQLYRRLTAVLSGLGGSYEIIFVDDASSDRTPHLVRQFIQADPRVRLLSFSRNFGHQVAVTAGLNFTGGEAVVIMDGDLQDPPELLPRLLDQWRAGFKVVFARRTQRGREPASKRLFAFLYYRLLQRLAEVQMPVDSGDFCLLDRQIVDLLNAMPERNRYLRGLRSWVGFDQAEVTFERPARLAGEPKYTFTKSLALALDGLVSFSRLPLRLATWLGFFTGFLALIMVGLVIYWRFFTASPLNGFGALAAAVFFIGAVQLITVGILGEYVGRIYEEIKNRPLYILKDAQGFERPVPGRVGNAPSSNGP; encoded by the coding sequence ATGCCTCAGTCGATTTCTGTTGTCGTTCCTGTCTTCAACGAACAAGAAAATCTGCCGCAGCTGTACCGGCGGCTTACGGCGGTGCTGAGCGGCCTGGGCGGCTCCTACGAAATTATTTTTGTCGACGATGCGAGCAGCGACCGCACGCCCCACCTCGTCCGCCAGTTCATCCAGGCCGATCCGCGCGTGCGGCTTTTGAGTTTTTCGCGCAACTTCGGCCACCAGGTGGCGGTCACCGCCGGGCTCAACTTCACCGGCGGCGAAGCGGTCGTGATCATGGACGGCGACCTGCAAGATCCGCCCGAACTGCTGCCGCGACTGTTGGACCAATGGCGAGCGGGCTTCAAAGTGGTCTTTGCCAGGCGCACCCAGCGCGGCCGGGAACCTGCTTCCAAGCGATTGTTCGCCTTTCTGTACTACCGCCTTTTGCAGCGGCTGGCGGAGGTGCAGATGCCGGTGGACAGCGGCGATTTTTGCCTGCTCGACCGCCAGATCGTGGACCTGCTCAACGCGATGCCCGAGCGCAACCGCTACTTGCGGGGCCTGCGCTCGTGGGTGGGTTTTGACCAGGCGGAGGTGACCTTCGAGCGGCCCGCGCGCCTCGCGGGCGAACCCAAGTACACCTTCACCAAGTCCCTCGCCCTCGCCCTCGATGGGTTGGTCTCCTTCTCGCGACTGCCGTTGCGCCTGGCCACCTGGCTCGGATTTTTCACGGGTTTTCTGGCCCTGATCATGGTGGGTCTGGTCATCTACTGGCGCTTTTTTACGGCCTCTCCCCTCAACGGCTTCGGCGCTCTCGCGGCGGCGGTATTTTTTATCGGGGCGGTGCAGCTCATTACCGTCGGCATCCTGGGCGAGTACGTGGGCCGCATCTACGAAGAGATCAAAAACCGGCCGCTCTATATCCTCAAGGACGCCCAGGGGTTCGAGCGCCCGGTACCGGGGCGGGTGGGCAATGCCCCCAGCAGCAATGGGCCGTGA
- the wecB gene encoding non-hydrolyzing UDP-N-acetylglucosamine 2-epimerase: MSKVAIVLGTRPEAVKLAPVILGFRNCPHLHTRVILTGQHREMLYQTLAWFGIEADADLQIMTPRQSLADITCRALVGLEAVLTDERPDLVLVQGDTTTTFAAALAAFYQKIALGHVEAGLRTGVADDPYPEEMNRRLTSRLAALHFAPTMRAAENLKREGILDHVYLTGNTVIDALHTIASRKPECPVAGLDWEKSRVMLVTAHRRENWGQPLENIAHALIDILEAHPDTALVLPLHKNPTVREPLQGILGAHPRAFLDEPFDYPQLVGALQRSTLVLTDSGGLQEEAPAFGKPVLVLRETTERPEAIEAGVALKVGTDRTAIARAAHALLTDDALYGQMARAVNPFGDGHATGRILRSTLAFLGLPSD, encoded by the coding sequence ATGAGCAAAGTTGCCATTGTCCTGGGAACCCGGCCGGAGGCGGTGAAACTGGCCCCGGTGATCCTGGGCTTTCGAAACTGTCCGCACCTGCACACCCGGGTGATCCTCACCGGCCAACACCGGGAGATGCTCTACCAGACCCTGGCTTGGTTCGGGATCGAGGCGGACGCCGACTTGCAGATTATGACGCCGCGCCAGAGCCTGGCCGACATTACCTGTCGGGCGCTGGTGGGCCTCGAAGCCGTCCTCACCGACGAACGCCCCGACCTGGTGCTGGTGCAGGGAGACACCACGACCACCTTCGCCGCCGCCCTCGCCGCCTTCTACCAAAAAATTGCCCTGGGCCACGTCGAAGCGGGCCTGCGCACAGGGGTCGCAGACGACCCGTACCCCGAGGAGATGAACCGCCGCCTCACCTCGCGCCTGGCAGCCCTGCACTTTGCCCCGACGATGCGCGCGGCGGAGAACCTCAAGCGCGAAGGCATCCTCGATCACGTCTATCTCACCGGCAACACCGTGATCGACGCGCTGCACACCATCGCCAGCCGCAAGCCCGAGTGCCCGGTGGCGGGCCTCGACTGGGAAAAGTCGCGGGTGATGCTGGTCACCGCCCACCGCCGCGAGAACTGGGGCCAACCGCTCGAAAACATCGCCCACGCCCTGATCGATATTCTCGAAGCGCACCCGGACACCGCCCTGGTGCTGCCTTTGCACAAAAATCCGACCGTGCGCGAACCGCTCCAGGGCATCCTCGGTGCGCACCCGCGCGCCTTTTTGGACGAACCGTTCGACTACCCGCAGCTGGTGGGTGCCCTGCAGCGCTCCACCCTGGTCCTCACCGACTCGGGCGGACTGCAGGAGGAGGCGCCCGCCTTCGGCAAACCCGTGCTGGTGCTGCGCGAGACCACCGAGCGGCCCGAGGCGATCGAGGCGGGGGTAGCCCTCAAAGTCGGCACCGACCGCACCGCCATCGCCCGGGCCGCCCACGCTCTGCTCACCGACGATGCCCTCTATGGGCAGATGGCCCGGGCGGTCAACCCCTTCGGCGACGGCCACGCGACCGGGCGCATTTTGCGCTCGACCCTTGCCTTTTTGGGGTTGCCCTCAGATTGA
- a CDS encoding YggS family pyridoxal phosphate-dependent enzyme, giving the protein MGVAERIEWLRGQLPAAVRLVAVTKQVPVERIREAYDCGLRDFGESRIQEVQQKIPQLTDLQGVSWHLIGSLQRNKARPALEVFDWIHSVDSLPLAERLASLMDSVGRRPRLLLQVKLAADPTKSGWSQAELEAALPRLAALPQLDIRGLTAIAPLGLGEQGNRTLFGQVAALARDLGRRAGEAGWQHIRMEELSMGMSGDYPQAIAAGATMVRLGQVLFGSRLPLRRNGDE; this is encoded by the coding sequence GTGGGAGTTGCTGAGCGGATCGAATGGCTTCGGGGGCAACTGCCCGCCGCGGTGCGGCTGGTGGCTGTGACCAAGCAGGTGCCCGTCGAGCGCATTCGTGAAGCTTACGATTGTGGCCTTCGGGATTTTGGTGAAAGCCGAATTCAGGAAGTCCAACAAAAAATTCCGCAATTGACGGACCTTCAAGGAGTGTCCTGGCACTTGATTGGCAGTCTGCAGCGCAACAAAGCCCGTCCGGCCCTGGAAGTATTCGACTGGATCCACTCCGTCGACAGCCTTCCGCTCGCCGAGCGGCTGGCGTCGCTGATGGACAGCGTCGGTCGCCGACCGCGGCTGCTCCTGCAGGTCAAGCTTGCCGCCGATCCGACCAAATCGGGTTGGTCGCAGGCCGAACTGGAGGCGGCCCTGCCGCGGCTTGCCGCTTTGCCGCAGCTCGATATCCGGGGGTTGACGGCGATTGCGCCGTTGGGACTCGGCGAGCAGGGCAACCGGACGCTCTTTGGCCAGGTTGCAGCCCTCGCCCGCGACCTCGGCCGCCGCGCCGGGGAAGCCGGTTGGCAGCATATCCGCATGGAGGAATTGTCCATGGGCATGTCCGGCGACTATCCGCAGGCGATCGCGGCCGGGGCGACGATGGTACGCCTCGGTCAAGTCCTGTTCGGTTCACGTCTACCGCTACGGAGGAATGGTGATGAGTAG
- a CDS encoding cell division protein SepF: MSSFWSKVKDFVGFGDPLEYEEDGEEYEQVYREENKREEARRATAGTAAAATPTAAAQASDAAPMGSGPARKRVRAGNVIGMPNSGVNEVLVIEPRSFEEAPQIVQHLRDRKSVILNLTLMDSDQAQRSVDFVAGATFAIDGHQERVGDGIFLFTPSSVMISTEMPSQLRQANQAFGGNFRLNPEAPRRAQG; this comes from the coding sequence ATGAGTAGCTTCTGGTCGAAGGTCAAGGACTTCGTCGGCTTCGGCGATCCCCTTGAGTACGAGGAGGACGGCGAAGAGTACGAGCAGGTGTATCGCGAAGAAAATAAGCGCGAGGAAGCGCGCAGGGCCACCGCCGGGACCGCCGCTGCCGCTACTCCCACCGCCGCCGCCCAGGCGTCCGACGCTGCCCCGATGGGCAGCGGACCGGCGCGCAAGCGGGTGCGTGCGGGCAACGTGATCGGCATGCCCAACAGCGGTGTCAACGAGGTGCTCGTCATCGAGCCGCGCTCGTTCGAGGAGGCCCCCCAGATCGTCCAGCACCTGCGCGATCGCAAGTCGGTCATCCTGAATCTGACCTTGATGGACAGCGACCAGGCCCAGCGCAGCGTCGATTTTGTGGCCGGGGCCACCTTCGCCATCGACGGCCATCAGGAGCGCGTCGGCGACGGGATCTTCCTGTTTACGCCCAGCAGCGTCATGATCAGCACCGAAATGCCTTCGCAGCTGCGTCAGGCCAACCAGGCCTTCGGCGGCAACTTCCGGCTCAACCCGGAAGCCCCCCGCCGCGCCCAGGGCTAG
- the proC gene encoding pyrroline-5-carboxylate reductase, translating into MNLGIVGGGAMAEALIAGLIAGAVYAPSEIAVSDPVAERGEWLHRRYGVVAVTDNLVPAAAPTLLLAVKPQAFAVVSNQVAAHVRSELVVSILAGVPLARLQAAFTGRAVVRAMPNTPALVRSGITALSRSERVTPEQFAVARTLFACVGEVVEVPESAMDAVTGLSGSGPGYLALVVEALIDGGVAAGLPRATASQLVLATLRGSAELLIQEKLHPAVLKDRVTSPGGTTIAGIEQLEGRSVRGAFIEAVQAATRRARELSG; encoded by the coding sequence ATGAACTTAGGCATTGTCGGCGGCGGTGCGATGGCCGAGGCTTTGATCGCCGGCCTGATCGCCGGCGCGGTTTATGCACCTTCGGAAATTGCCGTGAGCGACCCGGTGGCCGAGCGCGGCGAGTGGCTCCATCGCCGCTACGGCGTGGTGGCCGTCACCGACAATCTGGTTCCCGCCGCTGCCCCGACGCTGCTTTTGGCTGTCAAGCCCCAGGCTTTTGCCGTGGTGAGCAACCAGGTTGCCGCCCATGTGCGCTCCGAACTGGTGGTGTCGATCCTGGCGGGCGTTCCGCTGGCCCGCCTGCAGGCGGCCTTTACCGGGCGGGCTGTCGTGCGGGCGATGCCCAACACCCCGGCGCTGGTGCGCTCCGGAATCACTGCCCTCAGCCGCTCGGAGCGCGTCACCCCGGAGCAGTTTGCCGTCGCGCGCACGCTCTTCGCCTGCGTGGGTGAAGTGGTCGAGGTGCCCGAATCCGCCATGGACGCGGTGACGGGCTTGTCGGGCTCCGGTCCCGGTTATCTGGCGCTCGTGGTCGAGGCGCTCATCGACGGCGGCGTGGCCGCCGGTCTGCCGCGGGCCACCGCCAGCCAGCTGGTGCTTGCCACCTTGCGCGGCAGCGCGGAGTTGTTGATCCAGGAGAAGCTGCACCCGGCGGTGCTCAAAGACCGCGTCACCAGCCCCGGCGGCACCACCATCGCCGGCATCGAGCAACTGGAGGGACGCTCGGTGCGCGGGGCGTTTATCGAGGCGGTCCAGGCCGCCACCCGCCGCGCCCGGGAACTGTCCGGGTAG
- a CDS encoding retropepsin-like aspartic protease has translation MVRRQGWPLPACCWALAAAPAFCQTAQVPFESTAGLIVVQARINQGPPAAFIVDTGASVSLLSDRFVRERRLPVRAQRVQLSGIGSARSQSAATMDLDTIQIGPVVARRQAAIVQNLGTFEAILKRPLAGVLGYTFLKHYRLTIDYDRRSLWLEQGPVPTEPN, from the coding sequence ATGGTAAGGCGGCAAGGGTGGCCGCTTCCGGCCTGCTGCTGGGCTCTGGCCGCTGCTCCCGCCTTTTGCCAGACCGCCCAGGTGCCCTTTGAGAGCACCGCCGGGCTGATCGTCGTCCAGGCGCGCATCAATCAAGGGCCTCCCGCCGCCTTTATCGTCGACACCGGTGCGAGCGTCAGTCTGCTCAGCGACCGCTTCGTGCGCGAGCGCCGGCTGCCGGTGCGCGCTCAGCGGGTGCAACTGTCGGGGATCGGCTCGGCGCGTTCCCAGAGCGCCGCCACCATGGACCTCGACACCATTCAGATCGGTCCGGTCGTCGCCCGCCGTCAGGCGGCCATCGTTCAGAATCTGGGCACCTTCGAGGCCATCCTCAAGCGTCCCCTGGCGGGAGTGCTGGGTTACACATTCTTGAAACATTACCGCCTGACTATCGATTACGACCGGCGCTCGCTCTGGCTCGAACAGGGACCGGTGCCGACGGAACCCAACTAG
- the hisA gene encoding 1-(5-phosphoribosyl)-5-[(5-phosphoribosylamino)methylideneamino]imidazole-4-carboxamide isomerase: protein MDIIPAIDILDGRCVRLYQGNYQLAETYGEDPVAVACNWAKLGAPRLHVVDLDGARQGMPVHLDALEAIVTQVPCPVQFGGGLRSIEAVSAVLDRGVDRVILGTAAVENPALIRECCERFGGRIAVGLDARGGQVAVRGWRETSEVEVTELAGEMEKLGVSAIVYTDILKDGTLTGPNLVELQRLTDAVKVPIIASGGVGTLADVLYLLALEPRGLQGVIIGRALYTGDVDLAEALRAAGPSRWQDLPPDDVAFA, encoded by the coding sequence ATGGATATTATTCCTGCGATTGACATACTCGACGGCCGCTGCGTGCGCCTCTACCAGGGCAACTACCAGCTTGCTGAGACCTACGGGGAGGACCCGGTGGCCGTTGCCTGCAACTGGGCGAAACTGGGGGCGCCGCGGCTGCACGTGGTCGACCTGGACGGTGCGCGCCAGGGGATGCCCGTGCACCTCGACGCCCTCGAAGCGATCGTCACCCAGGTGCCCTGCCCGGTACAGTTCGGGGGTGGCCTGCGCAGCATCGAGGCGGTCAGTGCCGTGCTCGATCGCGGTGTGGACCGGGTGATCCTGGGCACCGCCGCGGTCGAAAATCCGGCGCTTATCCGCGAGTGCTGCGAGCGCTTCGGCGGCAGAATCGCCGTCGGCCTCGACGCGCGCGGCGGGCAGGTGGCGGTGCGCGGCTGGCGGGAAACCTCGGAAGTGGAGGTGACCGAACTGGCCGGCGAGATGGAAAAGCTCGGCGTCAGCGCCATCGTCTACACCGACATCCTCAAAGACGGTACCCTCACCGGTCCGAACCTGGTGGAGCTGCAGCGGCTCACCGACGCGGTCAAAGTGCCGATCATCGCCTCCGGCGGCGTGGGCACCCTGGCGGATGTGCTCTACCTGCTGGCGCTGGAGCCGCGCGGATTGCAAGGAGTGATTATCGGCCGGGCCCTCTACACGGGCGATGTCGATCTGGCCGAGGCGCTCAGGGCGGCCGGGCCGAGCCGCTGGCAGGATCTTCCCCCGGACGATGTGGCCTTCGCCTGA
- a CDS encoding energy transducer TonB codes for MLSMVRLLFCSMLALSLAGPLAPPLLAQEPKAASNPELKAYQVKVRDRVLEYWQPPDIDSDTRLQVLVRVDRDGKVSKREVKTLGDAPPSKAAEEAVLDAIGRAQPFPTVPPNVAPFYVEVRFNLKVAAKTLPTPRCYPVATFIDLPAEQQPAVKSAITNLTGLLRDSVGEKEIFSIVDDRAKADLLIEASSDPTMARNDKTSFIGSYTVNEALTTGTARLGLKIERAQISVLSNSASMRCSCWAAVWAYPAREALPIRSCRRRGWRRG; via the coding sequence ATGCTCTCTATGGTCCGGTTGCTCTTTTGTTCGATGCTTGCTTTGTCGCTTGCGGGTCCTTTGGCGCCGCCGCTCTTGGCCCAGGAGCCGAAGGCGGCTTCCAACCCCGAATTGAAGGCTTATCAAGTCAAAGTGCGCGACCGGGTGTTGGAGTACTGGCAGCCGCCCGATATCGACAGCGACACCCGTCTGCAAGTGCTCGTGCGGGTCGACCGCGACGGCAAGGTGAGCAAACGCGAGGTCAAGACCCTGGGAGATGCTCCTCCTTCCAAGGCGGCCGAAGAAGCGGTGCTCGACGCCATCGGCCGCGCCCAGCCGTTCCCGACGGTACCGCCGAACGTGGCGCCCTTCTATGTCGAGGTGCGCTTCAACCTCAAAGTGGCCGCCAAGACCCTGCCCACCCCCAGGTGCTACCCGGTGGCGACGTTCATCGATCTGCCCGCCGAGCAGCAACCCGCCGTCAAATCGGCCATCACCAACCTCACCGGGTTACTGCGCGACAGTGTCGGCGAGAAAGAAATTTTTAGCATCGTAGACGATCGCGCCAAGGCGGACTTGCTGATCGAAGCGTCGAGCGATCCAACGATGGCGCGCAACGACAAGACCAGCTTCATCGGCAGCTACACCGTCAACGAAGCCCTCACCACCGGCACCGCGCGTCTCGGCCTAAAAATAGAGCGGGCGCAGATCTCAGTTCTGAGCAACTCAGCCTCAATGCGATGCAGCTGTTGGGCCGCAGTCTGGGCCTACCCAGCGCGGGAGGCACTGCCGATTCGATCATGTCGGAGGCGCGGCTGGCGCCGCGGCTGA
- the rsmG gene encoding 16S rRNA (guanine(527)-N(7))-methyltransferase RsmG, with amino-acid sequence MDSGALWQDLGWQPDTLQARSFERLYALVLAGNTRLNLTRITGREEFWEKHLFDSLRGLAAFQDQKEPSLIDIGTGAGFPGLPIAIAHPDWYVVLVDSVRKKIAFVLSTIQALGLTNAQALTGRAEDLAHRREHRESYDLAVLRAVAQANVCAEYALPFVKLGGAAVLYRGNWEVQEEVELARACRALGGEIVEVDAFELPVSRAVRHCVVIRKTGPGLRVFPRPAGLPTQHPLGAIEGAPRVESEEPEEP; translated from the coding sequence ATGGACTCCGGGGCGCTCTGGCAGGATCTGGGCTGGCAGCCGGATACGCTCCAAGCCCGCAGCTTCGAGCGGCTCTACGCACTGGTGCTCGCGGGCAACACCCGGCTCAACCTCACCCGCATCACAGGGCGCGAGGAATTCTGGGAGAAGCACCTGTTCGACTCCCTGCGCGGGCTCGCCGCATTTCAAGATCAAAAAGAACCGAGCCTCATCGACATCGGCACCGGCGCCGGCTTTCCAGGGCTGCCTATCGCGATCGCCCACCCCGACTGGTACGTGGTGCTCGTCGATTCGGTGCGCAAAAAAATTGCCTTTGTGCTCTCAACCATCCAGGCTCTGGGACTCACCAACGCCCAGGCCCTCACCGGTCGGGCCGAGGATCTGGCCCATCGGCGCGAGCACCGCGAAAGTTACGATCTGGCGGTGCTCAGGGCCGTGGCCCAGGCCAACGTTTGTGCGGAGTACGCTCTGCCGTTTGTCAAGCTGGGCGGTGCGGCGGTGCTTTACCGGGGCAACTGGGAGGTGCAGGAGGAGGTGGAACTGGCCCGGGCCTGCCGGGCGCTGGGCGGGGAGATTGTCGAAGTGGACGCCTTCGAGCTGCCGGTGAGCCGGGCGGTGCGCCACTGCGTCGTGATTCGCAAAACCGGCCCGGGGCTCAGGGTATTCCCGCGCCCGGCGGGCTTGCCCACACAACATCCCCTCGGAGCCATCGAAGGGGCCCCGAGGGTCGAATCGGAGGAGCCGGAGGAGCCTTAG
- the lexA gene encoding transcriptional repressor LexA, whose amino-acid sequence MITLRQKEFLQQLIETYGSTPLPPIRTLAQELDQHRTTVYRWLQLLEQMGYLKAQGNRYYIDPDLLGIPLLENRVPAGSPVTVEEDLLNSRMSLDEYLVEERTGTFLLRVKGDSMIEAGIFEGDIVVVNQNRRAADGDVVIARVDGEMTLKTLRRRNQQTWLEPANSRYSPIHPASGLEVLGVVVGLVRKY is encoded by the coding sequence ATGATTACGCTCCGCCAGAAAGAATTTCTGCAGCAACTGATCGAAACCTACGGCTCGACGCCGCTGCCCCCAATTCGCACCCTCGCCCAAGAGCTTGACCAGCACCGCACCACGGTCTACCGCTGGTTGCAGTTGCTCGAACAGATGGGTTATCTCAAGGCCCAGGGCAATCGCTACTACATCGACCCCGACCTGTTGGGAATTCCACTCCTCGAAAACCGGGTTCCTGCCGGTTCGCCGGTGACCGTCGAAGAGGACTTGCTCAACAGCCGCATGTCCCTCGACGAATACCTGGTCGAAGAGCGCACCGGCACTTTTTTGCTGCGGGTCAAGGGCGACTCGATGATAGAAGCGGGCATCTTCGAGGGCGACATCGTCGTGGTCAACCAGAACCGGCGGGCGGCCGACGGCGATGTGGTCATCGCCCGGGTCGACGGCGAGATGACCCTCAAAACCTTGCGCCGCCGCAACCAGCAGACCTGGCTGGAGCCCGCCAACAGCCGCTACTCCCCCATCCACCCGGCCAGCGGCCTGGAGGTGTTGGGGGTAGTCGTCGGCCTGGTGCGCAAGTACTAA
- the ndk gene encoding nucleoside-diphosphate kinase, whose product MERTFIAIKPDGVQRGLVGEILQRFERRGFKLVGLKLMQVSEALAQKHYAEHKERPFFGGLVAFITSSPVVAVVLEGKGVVATARAMMGVTNPLNSPLGTIRGDYGIDIGRNIIHGSDSLESAEREIALWFAPAELLEWQATLGSWVYE is encoded by the coding sequence GTGGAACGGACATTCATTGCCATCAAACCCGACGGTGTCCAGCGCGGTCTGGTGGGAGAAATTTTGCAGCGCTTCGAGCGGCGCGGTTTTAAACTGGTCGGCCTCAAATTGATGCAGGTGAGCGAAGCCTTGGCCCAAAAACACTACGCCGAACACAAAGAACGCCCCTTTTTTGGGGGGCTGGTGGCGTTTATCACGTCCTCGCCGGTGGTGGCGGTGGTGCTCGAAGGCAAAGGGGTGGTGGCGACGGCCCGGGCGATGATGGGTGTCACCAACCCGCTCAATTCTCCCCTGGGCACTATCCGGGGCGACTACGGCATCGACATCGGCCGCAATATCATCCATGGCTCCGACAGCCTCGAATCGGCCGAGCGCGAAATCGCCCTCTGGTTTGCCCCCGCAGAATTGCTCGAATGGCAGGCCACCCTCGGAAGCTGGGTCTACGAATAG